The following is a genomic window from Synechococcus sp. JA-2-3B'a(2-13).
GGGTTTCTTTGACCTCTCTCCATCTTCATTGGCCAATGAGCCAGCCTTCCCCTCTGAGCCAGAGGCAATTACCCTATCGGCGCTGGAGCAGGCTTTGGCTGCTGGCCAGCTGAGCCTTGCTTACCAGCTCTACACGCCTCTGGTGAGAACAGGGATCCTGTCCCAGGAGAAAGTCTTGGATTTGTTACTATCCCTCGCAAGTCGTCTAGAAAATAGCCCCACGCAGGATCCACAGCAGCGTCTTCAGGCTTGTCTAAAGCTGCGGGAGATGGCCTTTGAGCTGGATCCAAGCCGGCGGGACAACACCCAAGTTTTGCTGATGCGGACCCTGCAAGCTCAGGATGAGCTGGCAGTTGGCTTTTATGGGCAGGCTTTGGCGGAGCAATTGGCCAGTTTGGGAGAAGAGCAGACCCTAGACATCACCCAGGAGCCCCTCCTGACTCAACTTCTCACTCGGCTATGGGATGACGGCTACCTGGATTTGTTTTTTGAGGTGGCCACAGCTTTACAAGCTCGTCTTTTGGAGGACCAGAAATCCGGATTTGCTGCTTTGCTAGCCCAGCTGGCTCATGCTGTGGATCCCGAGCAAGCCAATCGCTACAAAGGGCTATGGATCATAGAGGACTTGATCGGCGATTTCTTTCAAAAAGCAGCTTGCGCTCTTTTTCAAAACTCTACTAGCGATGGCTATTCCATTTTAGGAGAAGCTCTCATCACGGCGGCCGAGAGCTCACAGGTGCAAGAGAACTTTACTCTTCGTCTATCCCTTCTATCAGAATCGCTGGAAAAGTTGATCCATGCTGCCCAGCCAGAACGGATAAACCTTGTTATCCAGAAAATTATAGACTTAATTTTATCGAGGGAAGCCGACTTAGGATCACTAAGAATTAACGATGAAAATCTACTCGAGAGTCTAACGATTGCTAAAGTCATTCTGTTTCGAGTTTGCTTTTGCTGGAGCTATCTAACTGATGATCGCTCTCTGATTCGTCGTTACCAGCAGATTGGTGGTAGAATCTTTAACGATTGCCTAAGCTTAATGGCTTCTCAGCGAGACTTCCTCTGGTCAGAGTATTGGCAGAGAAACCAGCAAGATTACTGCAGATCCGGTAGAGCTGAGCGCAAGTTGCGAGTAGGCTTTCTGGGTAACTGCTTTCAGCGACATTCGGTTGGCTTTCTCAGTGAGGCTACTCTCAGGAACCTATCTCGCGATCTTCTGGACGTTGTCTACTACTACTACTACCAGGGGTGGAAAAATGAAGATATGGCCAGTCATGACAATATGTATCAAAAGTTTCGCTCTCACGAAAATCTCCATTTTCGCTTTTTTCCAGGAGAAACCAATCCGCCTCAAGTAGCTGCTCAAGCGCGTGAGGATCGCATCGATATCATGGTTTTTATGGACTCCCTTACCAGTCACGATGCCAGCATCGTAGCAGCTTTGCGGGCCGCTCCTATCCAAATTGGTTGGCTTGGCGGAGATGCTGTCGGTTTGCCAGAATTTGATTACTTTTTCGCCGATCCCTATATCCTTCCTGAAGATGCACAGGCCGATTACCATGAAAAAATTATCCGCTTGCCTAGCTACTGTGCTGTTGAGTATCTGGACATTACTCCTGCAGATGAGGTGAATTTCAAAAACAAGCTGAGAATAGGCCCGCAAGATATTGTTTTCCTAACTGCGGCCAGTGCTTACAAGCGTACCCCCGAATGTATTGATGCCCATCTGCAAATCCTGAAAGCTGTTCCCAAGGGGATCTTGATCGTCAAAGGCTCGGGGGAAATTGCCACGGTTATCAGGCGCTATCAGGAAAGAGCCAAAGAATTAGATGTTTTGGATCGCGTCCGATTTCTAGCCAAAACCGGCACTGTAGAAGAGCATCGCGGCCAACTGGCTTTGGTGGATCTGGTCTTAGATACCTTTCCCTACACAGGCGCAACCCACACTATGGAAGCCCTCTACATGGGCGTGCCAGTTCTCACCTTGGTAGGTCGCCATTACTATGGTCGAATGAGCTATAGCTTGCTGAAAAATGTAGGCCTTGAAGATTGCATCACTTGGTCGGTGGAAGAGTTTATCCAACGCGGGATCCAACTGGGCAATGATCCGGAGTGGATTAATCGGATCAAAAGGCAAATCAAGGATTCTCGCCGTTGGTCGGTGATTTGGGATCCAAGAGAACATGCTCGCAGCATGGAAGCTGCCTTCTTCCATATTCTAGAAGGTAAATCCCACGAAACTTATACGTTTCACCCCAACGACTTGTACTCAACTCCAGATGAATGGAATCAAGCTGGGATCCAGCTCATTCGATCCCTAAGTGCTGATGCTTCGGTTTCAACGCACCAATCCGCTTGGGAAGAAGCGCTGTCTTTGTGGCGAAGGGGCTTGGCAAGGGATCCCTATCATGTTCCGTGTTGGCTAAACCGAATCCATGCCCTATTGGTATTGGGCGATCGCTCTCGCGCTTTTGAAGATGCCTACGCTCTCCTAGAATTTCTATGCACGGAAGCACAAAGTATGCAACCTTCTCAGTTGACAGATGTTCCTATCTGGGTTGAAAGCGAAGGTTCTGCGGATCCGGGTGCTTATACAAAATACAGTTACCTATACTATCTAGCCAAGTGGATGGCTGCTCACGTTGGGGTCGTGTACAGCCCAGAAGCCATGCGATTTTGGAACCTAGCTTATTCGATAAACCCAGATGATAGACAAGCAGCTCTGGCGGTAGCGATTGAGCTTCTCTCGCAGAAAAAGATAGAAGGGCTAATACCAGTCAACCACATACTTGGCCTTGACCCAACCCATCAACAAGCAAGTCTGGTCAAGCAAATTGCAATGTGGGAGGTTGTACCTCAAGTGAAAACAGCTTCTTCCCCTGCGCAGCCCGATCTTTACTTTGACTACGAAAATTGCAAGTTATTCCTCGAACCTTCGTTTTCAAGTATCGTCACCCGCGTCTTACTTGCTCAAGGAGAATGGTTTGAGGATGAGATTAGCTTCTGCAAGCACTTTTTAAGACAAGGGATGAATGTAATCGACGTAGGGGCAAATGTTGGGGTATACACTTTCCTTGCTGCACATCGGGTAGGCCCTACGGGTAGTGTAATCGCAATTGAGCCCACGGCTTCTTGTCTTCAGTGTATGCGAAAGACAATAAGTGCCAGCTCCCTAGAGGATGTTGTCTTCCTCATAGAAGCCGCCGCTGGGGATCATGAAGGCACTGTTCAGTTACAAGAGGAAAGAGCTAGTGTATTCAACTCTATCGGCGATTCAAAGCAAAGGCCGGAACAAGTATCGAATGATGGAAAGGTTGTAAATCTCATTACTCTGAACTCTGTCTGGCGCTCGAGAGGTGAACCCCAGATTGATCTCATCAAGATTGATGCAGAAGGTGCAGAAGAGCAGGTTGTCTCCGGTGGGCTAGAATTACTTGCCGCCGGCCACCCTATCGTTATTTTCGAGAACGAACATGTCTCCAAGGTTACCGGAACTGCTACAGCTAAAATACTGGAGCCTTTAGGCTATGAGTTTTATACGTACAATCGTTTCCTGAATAAGCTAACTATGGTCAGACCTCAGCAATACCCAGTTTCTGCTCTAAACATCATTGCAATTCATCCCTTGGATCTGGAAAAAGTTGCAGACATGATATCGGTTTAGAAAGTTGGATCCGAATTTTGCTCTTTTGCTTGTGTTGAGCAAGGAGCTTTCCAGGGCTGGGTGGTTTCTGTTGTATGAGCAAGTCATTCAACTTTTCTGGGGAACAGAGCTTGCAGTGGGGGTGGGCAATCGTAAGTAGACAGCTCATGCCAAGAAGTCCAACTGACGTTAGACACTGCAGGCGCCGCGAGCAAGCCAATTTGAGCAAATTCAACTAACCGGAAGAGCGTAGCAACTGCATCAGCTGCTGGGGCGTCATCTGCTCGTAGGGCTCAAAGGGCTGGTGGATCCAAGGGTTATCCGGCAAATAGTCCACATAGTAGTCGGGTTGATAGACGGAGGCGGCCTTGTACCACAGT
Proteins encoded in this region:
- a CDS encoding FkbM family methyltransferase codes for the protein MVAFYREQGAKDWREFLWGFFDLSPSSLANEPAFPSEPEAITLSALEQALAAGQLSLAYQLYTPLVRTGILSQEKVLDLLLSLASRLENSPTQDPQQRLQACLKLREMAFELDPSRRDNTQVLLMRTLQAQDELAVGFYGQALAEQLASLGEEQTLDITQEPLLTQLLTRLWDDGYLDLFFEVATALQARLLEDQKSGFAALLAQLAHAVDPEQANRYKGLWIIEDLIGDFFQKAACALFQNSTSDGYSILGEALITAAESSQVQENFTLRLSLLSESLEKLIHAAQPERINLVIQKIIDLILSREADLGSLRINDENLLESLTIAKVILFRVCFCWSYLTDDRSLIRRYQQIGGRIFNDCLSLMASQRDFLWSEYWQRNQQDYCRSGRAERKLRVGFLGNCFQRHSVGFLSEATLRNLSRDLLDVVYYYYYQGWKNEDMASHDNMYQKFRSHENLHFRFFPGETNPPQVAAQAREDRIDIMVFMDSLTSHDASIVAALRAAPIQIGWLGGDAVGLPEFDYFFADPYILPEDAQADYHEKIIRLPSYCAVEYLDITPADEVNFKNKLRIGPQDIVFLTAASAYKRTPECIDAHLQILKAVPKGILIVKGSGEIATVIRRYQERAKELDVLDRVRFLAKTGTVEEHRGQLALVDLVLDTFPYTGATHTMEALYMGVPVLTLVGRHYYGRMSYSLLKNVGLEDCITWSVEEFIQRGIQLGNDPEWINRIKRQIKDSRRWSVIWDPREHARSMEAAFFHILEGKSHETYTFHPNDLYSTPDEWNQAGIQLIRSLSADASVSTHQSAWEEALSLWRRGLARDPYHVPCWLNRIHALLVLGDRSRAFEDAYALLEFLCTEAQSMQPSQLTDVPIWVESEGSADPGAYTKYSYLYYLAKWMAAHVGVVYSPEAMRFWNLAYSINPDDRQAALAVAIELLSQKKIEGLIPVNHILGLDPTHQQASLVKQIAMWEVVPQVKTASSPAQPDLYFDYENCKLFLEPSFSSIVTRVLLAQGEWFEDEISFCKHFLRQGMNVIDVGANVGVYTFLAAHRVGPTGSVIAIEPTASCLQCMRKTISASSLEDVVFLIEAAAGDHEGTVQLQEERASVFNSIGDSKQRPEQVSNDGKVVNLITLNSVWRSRGEPQIDLIKIDAEGAEEQVVSGGLELLAAGHPIVIFENEHVSKVTGTATAKILEPLGYEFYTYNRFLNKLTMVRPQQYPVSALNIIAIHPLDLEKVADMISV